One genomic region from Cellulomonas hominis encodes:
- a CDS encoding aminoglycoside N(3)-acetyltransferase: MTAGPGGGPVVTPERLVDDLRALGIRPGGVLLAHVSLSSLGWVVGGAEAVALALESALGPDGTLVVPSQSWQLCDPEYLADPSVPPAAWEAVRAALPPYDPRWTPSRSMGAVAEAVRTQPGTLRSGHPHRSFAARGPLAAEILARHDLDDPVGEGSPLSAVHRRDGQVLLLGVDHDKNTSLHLAEARSGTATARVANAAPLLERGRRVWVPFTEPVVDDSDFVAVGRDFAAAGGERTGPVGGATARLMDQRALVAHAADWFARTRPARV, encoded by the coding sequence GTGACGGCCGGCCCGGGCGGCGGCCCCGTCGTGACGCCCGAGCGGCTCGTGGACGACCTGCGGGCGCTCGGGATCCGGCCCGGCGGCGTGCTGCTGGCGCACGTCAGCCTGTCGTCGCTCGGCTGGGTCGTGGGCGGGGCCGAGGCCGTGGCGCTGGCCCTGGAGTCGGCCCTCGGGCCGGACGGCACGCTGGTCGTGCCGTCGCAGAGCTGGCAGCTGTGCGACCCGGAGTACCTGGCCGACCCGAGCGTCCCGCCGGCCGCGTGGGAGGCGGTCCGGGCCGCGCTGCCGCCCTACGACCCGCGGTGGACGCCGAGCCGGTCGATGGGCGCGGTCGCCGAGGCGGTGCGCACGCAGCCCGGCACGCTCCGCTCGGGGCACCCGCACCGGTCGTTCGCCGCGCGCGGGCCGCTCGCCGCGGAGATCCTCGCGCGGCACGACCTGGACGACCCGGTCGGGGAGGGCTCGCCGCTGTCGGCCGTGCACCGGCGCGACGGGCAGGTGCTGCTGCTCGGGGTGGACCACGACAAGAACACGTCGCTGCACCTCGCCGAGGCGCGGTCGGGCACGGCGACGGCCCGGGTCGCGAACGCGGCGCCGCTGCTCGAGCGGGGGCGCCGGGTCTGGGTGCCGTTCACCGAGCCGGTCGTGGACGACAGCGACTTCGTGGCGGTGGGGCGGGACTTCGCGGCGGCGGGCGGCGAGCGCACCGGCCCGGTCGGCGGGGCCACGGCGCGCCTGATGGACCAGCGCGCGCTGGTCGCGCACGCGGCGGACTGGTTCGCGCGCACCCGCCCGGCCCGGGTCTGA
- a CDS encoding deoxyguanosinetriphosphate triphosphohydrolase codes for MTHDHPDGYVDADRERWVPEAPKSLSRTPFERDRARLVHSSALRRLGAKTQVLGPSTDDFVRTRLTHTLEVAQVGREIGKTLGCDPDVVDTACLAHDLGHPPFGHNGERALAHLARGIGGFEGNAQTLRLLTRLEPKVTGPGGESVGLNLTRASLDASVKYPWGLGEGPLSATGRPTHKFGVYADDLPVFTWLRDGSPAGRKCLEAQVMDLADDISYSVHDVEDAVVGGRFDLSVLTVAEERARVVEAVQTWYGDAVDGPGLEAAMDRLVAADLWVPGFDGSRGALATLKDTTSQLIGRFARAAQVATREVYGPGPLTRYGADLIVPDATTAEILVLKGLAVAYVMAPRELEPLYQRQREILADLVHVLSERAPLALEPPFAADWKAAADDAARLRVVIDQVASLTDVSAAAWHARLAPPPRF; via the coding sequence GTGACCCACGACCACCCCGACGGCTACGTCGACGCCGACCGGGAGCGCTGGGTCCCCGAGGCGCCCAAGTCGCTGTCCCGCACCCCGTTCGAGCGCGACCGCGCCCGCCTGGTGCACTCCTCGGCGCTGCGCCGGCTCGGGGCGAAGACCCAGGTGCTCGGCCCGTCGACCGACGACTTCGTCCGCACCCGGCTGACGCACACCCTGGAGGTCGCGCAGGTCGGCCGCGAGATCGGCAAGACCCTCGGCTGCGACCCCGACGTCGTGGACACCGCGTGCCTGGCGCACGACCTCGGGCACCCGCCGTTCGGGCACAACGGCGAGCGGGCGCTCGCGCACCTGGCGCGCGGCATCGGCGGCTTCGAGGGCAACGCCCAGACGCTGCGGCTGCTCACCCGCCTGGAGCCGAAGGTCACCGGCCCGGGCGGCGAGTCGGTCGGCCTCAACCTCACCCGGGCCAGCCTGGACGCGTCGGTCAAGTACCCCTGGGGTCTCGGGGAGGGGCCGCTGTCCGCGACCGGGCGCCCGACGCACAAGTTCGGCGTGTACGCCGACGACCTGCCGGTCTTCACCTGGCTGCGGGACGGCTCCCCGGCCGGGCGCAAGTGCCTCGAGGCGCAGGTCATGGACCTCGCCGACGACATCTCCTACTCGGTGCACGACGTCGAGGACGCGGTGGTGGGCGGCCGGTTCGACCTGTCCGTGCTGACCGTCGCCGAGGAGCGCGCGCGGGTCGTCGAGGCCGTGCAGACCTGGTACGGCGACGCGGTCGACGGCCCCGGGCTCGAGGCGGCGATGGACCGGCTGGTCGCGGCCGACCTCTGGGTGCCGGGCTTCGACGGCTCCCGGGGCGCGCTGGCCACGCTGAAGGACACGACCAGCCAGCTCATCGGCCGGTTCGCCCGCGCCGCGCAGGTCGCCACCCGGGAGGTCTACGGCCCCGGGCCGCTCACCCGGTACGGCGCCGACCTCATCGTGCCGGACGCCACGACCGCCGAGATCCTCGTGCTCAAGGGCCTCGCGGTCGCCTACGTCATGGCCCCGCGCGAGCTCGAGCCGCTCTACCAGCGGCAGCGGGAGATCCTCGCGGACCTGGTGCACGTGCTGTCCGAGCGGGCGCCGCTCGCGCTGGAGCCGCCGTTCGCGGCGGACTGGAAGGCGGCGGCCGACGACGCCGCGCGGCTGCGCGTGGTGATCGACCAGGTGGCGAGCCTCACGGACGTCTCCGCCGCCGCCTGGCACGCCCGCCTGGCCCCGCCGCCGCGCTTCTGA
- a CDS encoding methyl-accepting chemotaxis protein, protein MPAESRAAAVPAPSRPARAAGVRLPLATQIVGAAAVAVLFSLAVGAFAVAQMSQIRSMTAAMSASDARVNGALSQFQAALWNVRMLTGMVATYPLGTKDGEIQKITDGYAAVEAAAADLEDAYRVSFDATPSGWDEYQTAWVEYRQMLEQDLMPLAEADDRAGFAQMREGGAGAKGTALVESVATVQEEIAATIDTEADDVAARTSQAITVTWIGLGVGAAAAIAVAVVVARRIRASAAAVRTSLVAMADGDLTVPADARSRDEIGDMARALGTAQEALRATVGGVRDSAQAVAAAAEQLSAASSQVTSSADETSTQAGVVAAAAEQVSRNVQTVAAGAEQMGASIREIAQNSSQAAKVAGQATDVAASTNDQVSRLGVSSQEIGNVVKVITSIAEQTNLLALNATIEAARAGEAGKGFAVVAGEVKELAQETAKATEDIARRVEAIQDDTSGAVAAIGEISHIIASINDYQLTIASAVEEQTATTNEMSRSVAEAATGSGEIATNITGVAAAAASQSDVLGQVGQSVVELAQLSSDLEARVSRFRY, encoded by the coding sequence GTGCCTGCCGAGTCCCGGGCCGCCGCCGTGCCTGCTCCGTCCCGCCCCGCGCGCGCCGCGGGGGTGCGGCTGCCGCTCGCCACCCAGATCGTCGGCGCCGCCGCGGTCGCCGTGCTGTTCTCGCTCGCGGTCGGCGCGTTCGCCGTCGCGCAGATGTCCCAGATCCGCTCGATGACCGCCGCGATGTCGGCGTCGGACGCGCGGGTGAACGGCGCGCTGTCCCAGTTCCAGGCCGCGCTGTGGAACGTCCGCATGCTCACCGGCATGGTCGCGACGTACCCGCTCGGCACGAAGGACGGCGAGATCCAGAAGATCACCGACGGCTACGCCGCCGTCGAGGCCGCCGCCGCGGACCTGGAGGACGCGTACCGCGTCTCGTTCGACGCGACGCCGTCCGGCTGGGACGAGTACCAGACCGCGTGGGTCGAGTACCGGCAGATGCTGGAGCAGGACCTCATGCCGCTGGCCGAGGCGGACGACCGGGCCGGGTTCGCGCAGATGCGCGAGGGCGGCGCGGGCGCCAAGGGCACCGCGCTCGTGGAGAGCGTCGCGACCGTGCAGGAGGAGATCGCCGCGACGATCGACACGGAGGCCGACGACGTCGCCGCCCGCACCTCGCAGGCGATCACGGTGACCTGGATCGGGCTCGGCGTCGGTGCGGCCGCGGCGATCGCGGTCGCGGTGGTCGTGGCCCGGCGCATCCGGGCGTCTGCGGCCGCGGTCCGGACGTCGCTGGTGGCGATGGCGGACGGCGACCTCACGGTGCCGGCCGACGCGCGGTCCCGCGACGAGATCGGCGACATGGCCCGGGCGCTCGGCACCGCGCAGGAGGCGCTCCGGGCGACGGTCGGCGGCGTGCGCGACTCGGCCCAGGCGGTCGCGGCGGCGGCCGAGCAGCTGTCCGCGGCCTCCAGCCAGGTGACGTCCAGCGCGGACGAGACCTCGACGCAGGCGGGCGTGGTGGCCGCGGCGGCCGAGCAGGTGTCGCGGAACGTGCAGACGGTCGCGGCGGGTGCCGAGCAGATGGGCGCCTCGATCCGGGAGATCGCGCAGAACTCCTCGCAGGCGGCCAAGGTCGCGGGCCAGGCCACGGACGTCGCCGCGTCGACCAACGACCAGGTGTCCCGCCTGGGCGTCTCGTCGCAGGAGATCGGCAACGTGGTCAAGGTCATCACGAGCATCGCGGAGCAGACGAACCTGCTGGCGCTGAACGCGACGATCGAGGCGGCGCGGGCCGGTGAGGCGGGCAAGGGCTTCGCCGTGGTCGCGGGCGAGGTCAAGGAGCTGGCGCAGGAGACCGCCAAGGCGACGGAGGACATCGCGCGCCGGGTGGAGGCGATCCAGGACGACACCAGCGGTGCGGTGGCGGCGATCGGGGAGATCTCGCACATCATCGCGAGCATCAACGACTACCAGCTGACCATCGCGAGCGCGGTCGAGGAGCAGACCGCCACGACGAACGAGATGTCCCGGTCGGTCGCCGAGGCCGCGACGGGCTCGGGCGAGATCGCCACGAACATCACCGGCGTGGCCGCCGCGGCGGCGTCGCAGTCCGACGTGCTCGGGCAGGTCGGGCAGTCGGTGGTCGAGCTCGCGCAGCTGTCGTCCGACCTCGAGGCGCGCGTCAGCCGCTTCCGCTACTGA
- the dnaG gene encoding DNA primase, whose product MAGRIRREDVQTVRERARIEDVVGEHVSLKSAGVGSMKGLCPFHDEKSPSFHVRPQVGLYHCFGCGEGGDVIDFIQKIDGLPFTEAVEYLAGRAGVTLRYEEGGAPRPGHEPGKRQRLLEAHRVAAEYFAEQLLTPGAAAARAFLAERGFDRSAAEQFGVGYAPQGWDSLLRHLRGRSFTEAELTASGLMSQGNRGLYDRFRGRLVWPIREVTGDVVGFGARRLYEEDQGPKYLNTPETPLYKKSQVLYGIDLAKREIAKNKQVVVVEGYTDVMAMHLSGVGTAVATCGTAFGSDHARIVRRLMGAGGAGSGIQLASGESVGGEVVFTFDGDSAGQKAAMRAFGEDQAFSAQTFVAVADGGMDPCDLRQAQGPDAVRALVRSRAPLFEFVIRTTLDGFDLGTAEGRVGALRAAAPVIGGIRDTALRPEYTRMLAGWLGMDMDGVQRAVQSAARSGGRAAGGGAGRGAGSAAHGQDGARQGRSAFVPPGPEQDWRRDGGRGGRGGAYGGGRGGAYGGGRGPGGGGPGGSGGGRWERGGGPGRRDDRRWDPPPSEPPHDPSQEPPHDLDHHDPGEGAVALPAPRMSLPDPRDPVAATERRALEAVLQMPDLVPPEFDDLAPDAFTAPAYRAVHAAIRAAGGAAAARQRVAASGPGATVGWVEAVREEAAGPVEGLITQLAVAPLPEDRADRLPGYARGLVMALVEMEITRHIADLRGRLQRMDAQADPDGYRALAAELFDHENRRRALRESA is encoded by the coding sequence GTGGCGGGACGGATCCGGCGGGAGGACGTGCAGACGGTCCGCGAGCGTGCCCGGATCGAGGACGTCGTCGGCGAGCACGTCAGCCTGAAGTCCGCGGGCGTCGGCTCCATGAAGGGCCTGTGCCCGTTCCACGACGAGAAGTCCCCGTCGTTCCACGTCCGCCCGCAGGTGGGGCTGTACCACTGCTTCGGCTGCGGCGAGGGCGGCGACGTCATCGACTTCATCCAGAAGATCGACGGCCTGCCGTTCACCGAGGCCGTCGAGTACCTGGCCGGCCGCGCGGGCGTCACGCTCCGGTACGAGGAGGGCGGCGCCCCGCGCCCCGGCCACGAGCCCGGCAAGCGGCAGCGGCTGCTGGAGGCGCACCGGGTCGCGGCGGAGTACTTCGCGGAGCAGCTCCTGACCCCGGGCGCGGCGGCGGCGCGGGCGTTCCTGGCGGAGCGCGGCTTCGACCGCTCGGCGGCCGAGCAGTTCGGCGTCGGCTACGCCCCGCAGGGGTGGGACTCGCTCCTGCGGCACCTGCGCGGCCGGTCGTTCACCGAGGCGGAGCTCACCGCCTCGGGCCTGATGAGCCAGGGCAACCGCGGGCTGTACGACCGGTTCCGCGGCCGGCTGGTGTGGCCGATCCGGGAGGTCACCGGCGACGTCGTCGGGTTCGGCGCCCGCCGGCTGTACGAGGAGGACCAGGGGCCCAAGTACCTCAACACCCCGGAGACCCCGCTCTACAAGAAGTCCCAGGTGCTCTACGGCATCGACCTGGCGAAGCGCGAGATCGCGAAGAACAAGCAGGTCGTGGTCGTCGAGGGCTACACCGACGTCATGGCGATGCACCTGTCCGGCGTGGGCACCGCGGTGGCGACCTGCGGCACCGCGTTCGGCTCGGACCACGCGCGGATCGTGCGGCGGCTGATGGGCGCCGGCGGCGCGGGCAGCGGCATCCAGCTCGCGTCGGGGGAGTCGGTCGGCGGCGAGGTCGTCTTCACGTTCGACGGCGACTCCGCGGGCCAGAAGGCCGCGATGCGCGCGTTCGGCGAGGACCAGGCGTTCAGCGCGCAGACGTTCGTCGCGGTGGCCGACGGCGGCATGGACCCGTGCGACCTGCGCCAGGCCCAGGGCCCGGACGCCGTGCGCGCGCTGGTGCGGTCCCGCGCGCCGCTGTTCGAGTTCGTCATCCGGACGACGCTCGACGGCTTCGACCTCGGGACGGCCGAGGGGCGGGTCGGGGCGCTGCGCGCGGCGGCGCCGGTCATCGGCGGCATCCGGGACACCGCGCTGCGGCCGGAGTACACCCGGATGCTGGCCGGCTGGCTGGGCATGGACATGGACGGCGTGCAGCGCGCGGTGCAGTCGGCGGCGCGCTCGGGCGGGCGCGCGGCCGGGGGCGGCGCCGGCCGCGGCGCGGGGTCGGCGGCGCACGGGCAGGACGGCGCGCGGCAGGGCCGGTCCGCGTTCGTGCCGCCGGGCCCGGAGCAGGACTGGCGCCGGGACGGCGGCCGGGGCGGCCGGGGCGGTGCCTACGGCGGCGGGCGCGGCGGTGCGTACGGCGGCGGGCGCGGGCCGGGCGGCGGCGGCCCGGGCGGGTCGGGCGGCGGCCGCTGGGAGCGCGGCGGCGGACCCGGCCGGCGCGACGACCGCCGCTGGGACCCCCCGCCGAGCGAGCCGCCCCACGACCCGTCGCAGGAGCCCCCGCACGACCTCGACCACCACGACCCCGGCGAGGGCGCCGTCGCGCTGCCCGCGCCGCGGATGTCGCTGCCCGACCCCCGCGACCCCGTCGCCGCCACCGAGCGCCGGGCGCTCGAGGCCGTGCTGCAGATGCCCGACCTGGTGCCGCCGGAGTTCGACGACCTCGCGCCCGACGCGTTCACCGCCCCGGCGTACCGCGCCGTGCACGCCGCCATCCGCGCGGCCGGGGGAGCGGCGGCCGCCCGGCAGCGGGTCGCGGCGTCGGGACCGGGCGCCACGGTCGGCTGGGTCGAGGCCGTCCGCGAGGAGGCCGCCGGCCCGGTCGAGGGGCTCATCACGCAGCTCGCGGTCGCGCCCCTGCCCGAGGACCGCGCCGACCGGCTGCCCGGCTACGCGCGCGGCCTGGTGATGGCGCTGGTCGAGATGGAGATCACCCGCCACATCGCCGACCTGCGGGGCCGGCTGCAGCGGATGGACGCGCAGGCCGACCCGGACGGGTACCGCGCGCTGGCGGCGGAGCTGTTCGACCACGAGAACCGCCGGCGGGCGCTGCGCGAGAGCGCCTGA
- a CDS encoding DinB family protein yields the protein MEQWGAALYGEPCRECGYVWDRTPQEAVHAVEDVPGRFAAVLVTAPEPLWHPDLGWSTAGYLRHVADNLEIWAYRLDAARVDGRTATQGYDPDELARVRDYRHATVGASLLALRRAVPGWADAVGAALAEGVVLDHATRGPQRAQDVARNNAHDALHHLHDVRRIVEHAAASRPGA from the coding sequence ATGGAGCAGTGGGGCGCCGCGCTGTACGGGGAGCCGTGCCGGGAGTGCGGCTACGTCTGGGACCGCACGCCGCAGGAGGCCGTGCACGCCGTGGAGGACGTCCCCGGGCGGTTCGCGGCCGTCCTGGTGACCGCCCCCGAGCCGCTGTGGCACCCCGACCTCGGCTGGTCCACCGCGGGGTACCTGCGGCACGTCGCCGACAACCTGGAGATCTGGGCGTACCGGCTGGACGCCGCCCGGGTGGACGGCCGCACCGCCACGCAGGGCTACGACCCGGACGAGCTCGCCCGGGTGCGCGACTACCGGCACGCCACCGTCGGGGCGTCCCTGCTGGCCCTGCGCCGCGCGGTGCCGGGCTGGGCGGACGCGGTGGGCGCGGCGCTCGCGGAGGGCGTCGTCCTGGACCACGCGACCCGCGGCCCGCAGCGCGCGCAGGACGTGGCGCGGAACAACGCGCACGACGCGCTGCACCACCTGCACGACGTCCGCCGCATCGTCGAGCACGCGGCGGCGTCGCGACCGGGGGCGTGA
- a CDS encoding phosphoribosyltransferase has translation MTTAEAAPGQDLPDEREILGWDQFGEAARDLAREVRDSGFEPDVVVAVARGGLLPAGALSYALGLKACGTLNVEFYTGIDARLPDPVVLPPLLDTAALVGRRALVVDDVADTGETLALVQRLVAGHCEEARTAVLYAKSHSIVAPDFVWRRTDRWITFPWSALPPV, from the coding sequence ATGACGACTGCGGAGGCCGCCCCCGGCCAGGACCTGCCCGACGAGCGCGAGATCCTGGGCTGGGACCAGTTCGGGGAGGCCGCGCGGGACCTGGCGCGCGAGGTGCGGGACTCGGGCTTCGAGCCGGACGTGGTCGTCGCGGTGGCCCGGGGCGGGCTGCTGCCCGCCGGCGCGCTGTCCTACGCGCTGGGGCTCAAGGCGTGCGGCACGCTGAACGTCGAGTTCTACACCGGCATCGACGCGCGGCTGCCCGACCCCGTGGTGCTGCCGCCGCTGCTGGACACCGCCGCGCTGGTCGGCCGGCGCGCGCTGGTCGTCGACGACGTCGCGGACACCGGCGAGACCCTGGCCCTCGTGCAGCGGCTGGTCGCGGGGCACTGCGAGGAGGCGCGCACCGCGGTGCTGTACGCCAAGTCGCACTCGATCGTCGCGCCGGACTTCGTGTGGCGCCGGACCGACCGGTGGATCACGTTCCCCTGGTCGGCGCTGCCGCCGGTCTGA
- a CDS encoding response regulator transcription factor codes for MTVRVALVDDHPVFRIGMAALLGSLPGVEVVGSAASAAEARALLTGPGGADRPDADVVVMDLDLGDGSGVDVTRDLVEARPGVAVLVMSMREDDDAVVAAVRAGARGYLVKSAPPEQVERAVRAVAAGEMILGPSVAARAMSYVLGGRTAVRVPFPRLTDREREVLDLVAGGHDNVVIARRLGLSAKTVRNHVANVLTKLEVPDRSAAIVRARAEGLGGA; via the coding sequence GTGACGGTGCGGGTGGCGCTGGTCGACGACCACCCCGTCTTCCGGATCGGCATGGCGGCGCTGCTCGGGTCCCTGCCCGGCGTCGAGGTGGTCGGGTCGGCGGCGAGCGCGGCGGAGGCCCGCGCGCTCCTGACCGGGCCGGGCGGCGCCGACCGGCCGGACGCCGACGTGGTGGTCATGGACCTCGACCTCGGCGACGGCTCCGGCGTGGACGTGACCCGCGACCTGGTCGAGGCGCGGCCCGGCGTCGCGGTGCTCGTGATGAGCATGCGCGAGGACGACGACGCCGTGGTGGCCGCGGTGCGGGCCGGGGCGCGCGGGTACCTGGTGAAGTCCGCGCCGCCGGAGCAGGTCGAGCGGGCCGTACGCGCGGTCGCGGCGGGCGAGATGATCCTCGGCCCCAGCGTCGCGGCGCGGGCCATGTCCTACGTGCTCGGCGGCCGGACCGCGGTGCGGGTGCCGTTCCCGCGGCTGACCGACCGGGAGCGCGAGGTGCTGGACCTGGTGGCCGGCGGGCACGACAACGTCGTCATCGCGCGCCGGCTCGGGCTGTCCGCGAAGACGGTGCGGAACCACGTCGCGAACGTGCTCACCAAGCTCGAGGTGCCCGACCGGTCCGCGGCGATCGTGCGCGCCCGGGCCGAGGGCCTCGGCGGGGCGTGA
- a CDS encoding sensor histidine kinase — MRERRAIRRELHDGLGPWLSGVRLGLQGAVNLLDSGRPADVAAARETLGALHDEAERRVEDVRDLARSLLPPVLDEHGLGPALADLADRLGRDGFAVAVAGDDPGDLDPVVAAAAYAVLSEAARNAQRHSGAAGCRLTVLRHTESIEVRCEDDGRGPGGTVGVGTRSMRERTEELGGWVAVADAAPGTRVRAVLPLVPGSPVADAAGAAVTT, encoded by the coding sequence CTGCGGGAGCGCCGCGCGATCCGGCGGGAGCTGCACGACGGGCTCGGGCCCTGGCTGTCCGGCGTCCGCCTCGGCCTGCAGGGCGCGGTGAACCTGCTGGACAGCGGCCGGCCCGCCGACGTGGCCGCCGCCCGCGAGACCCTGGGGGCGCTGCACGACGAGGCGGAGCGCCGGGTCGAGGACGTCCGCGACCTCGCGCGCAGCCTGCTGCCGCCGGTGCTCGACGAGCACGGGCTGGGTCCCGCGCTCGCGGACCTCGCGGACCGGCTGGGCCGCGACGGGTTCGCCGTCGCGGTGGCCGGCGACGACCCCGGCGACCTGGACCCCGTCGTGGCCGCGGCGGCCTACGCGGTGCTGAGCGAGGCGGCGCGCAACGCGCAGCGGCACTCCGGCGCGGCCGGCTGCCGGCTCACGGTGCTGCGCCACACGGAGTCGATCGAGGTGCGGTGCGAGGACGACGGGCGCGGACCGGGCGGGACGGTCGGGGTCGGCACCCGGTCCATGCGCGAGCGCACCGAGGAGCTCGGCGGCTGGGTCGCGGTCGCCGACGCGGCGCCCGGGACGCGGGTGCGGGCGGTGCTGCCGCTGGTGCCCGGCTCCCCCGTCGCCGACGCGGCCGGGGCGGCGGTGACGACGTGA